Proteins from one Rhineura floridana isolate rRhiFlo1 chromosome 16, rRhiFlo1.hap2, whole genome shotgun sequence genomic window:
- the LOC133371223 gene encoding putative P2Y purinoceptor 10, translating to MSLHNHPKEVTHAASFSFNGSTDVLVLQSTGREDNCTEPGATFQHSLYAATYTIVFIPGLLTNSMALWILCRFTSKHNKNVIFMINLAMADFAHVLSLPLRIYYYINYKWPFGSFLCQLCFYVKYLNMYASICFLTCISMQRYLFLLHPFRAKDWKRRYDVAISVTVWIIVGAACLPFPLLRSSNGNDTCFTDLGIKKIGGKASSVLVVLVAELLGFFIPLVVIVYCTWKTKASLQEPHFPLQNTTEKRKALRMVAMCAIVFFVCFTPYHIMFFFFMMVKEGIIGDCAVVQSILYLHPFCLSLASLTCCLDPILYFFTTSEFQSQISKHSSMATRSRLMSKESASSVKD from the coding sequence TTTACATAATCACCCCAAAGAAGTGACCCATGCAGCCTCTTTTTCCTTTAATGGGAGCACagatgtgctggtgctgcagagcACTGGCAGAGAAGACAATTGCACAGAACCTGGAGCAACCTTCCAACATTCCCTTTATGCAGCCACGTACACGATTGTCTTCATACCAGGCCTCCTGACCAACAGCATGGCCCTGTGGATCTTATGCCGCTTCACCagcaagcacaacaaaaatgtcaTCTTCATGATTAACTTGGCCATGGCTGACTTTGCTCACGTCCTCTCGTTGCCTCTGAGGATATATTATTACATCAACTATAAGTGGCCATTTGGGAGCTTCCTTTGCCAGCTCTGTTTCTATGTGAAGTATCTCAACATGTATGCCAGCATTTGCTTCCTTACTTGCATCAGCATGCAAAGGTACCTCTTCCTGCTCCACCCGTTCAGGGCCAAAGACTGGAAACGGAGGTATGATGTGGCCATCTCTGTCACTGTGTGGATCATTGTTGGAGCCGCTTGCTTGCCTTTTCCATTGTTGAGAAGTTCCAATGGCAACGACACTTGCTTTACCGACCTTGGCATCAAGAAGATTGGCGGCAAGGCCAGCTCAGTCTTGGTAGTGCTGGTGGCCGAATTGCTTGGCTTTTTCATCCCTCTTGTCGTCATCGTCTATTGCACCTGGAAGACAAAAGCCTCACTCCAAGAACCCCATTTCCCCTTGCAAAACACTACTGAGAAGCGGAAGGCATTACGGATGGTGGCCATGTGTGCTATAGTCTTCTTTGTGTGCTTCACCCCATACCACATcatgtttttcttctttatgATGGTGAAAGAGGGCATTATCGGAGACTGTGCCGTAGTCCAGAGTATCCTGTACCTGCACCCTTTTTGCTTAAGCCTCGCAAGTCTTACCTGTTGCTTGGATCCAATCCTCTATTTCTTTACAACATCAGAATTCCAGAGTCAGATCTCAAAACATAGCAGCATGGCCACCAGGAGTCGTTTGATGagcaaagaaagtgcttcttctgTTAAGGATTAA